From the genome of Deltaproteobacteria bacterium, one region includes:
- a CDS encoding hotdog fold thioesterase: MNIKNLTFTNTIIDYLGIEVRQATCDLVIMTMPVGPKVHQPFGILHGGASVVLAESAASLGTWLNIDQQRQTAVGIEINANHLHPMQSGLLIATATPLYCGQKNMVWDIKLHDESNKLICVSRCTVAIITKK, encoded by the coding sequence ATGAATATTAAAAACCTGACTTTTACCAATACTATAATAGATTATCTCGGTATTGAGGTCAGGCAAGCAACTTGTGACTTAGTAATTATGACAATGCCCGTCGGCCCCAAAGTGCATCAACCTTTCGGTATATTGCATGGAGGAGCCTCGGTTGTTTTAGCTGAATCTGCTGCAAGTTTAGGCACATGGCTAAATATCGATCAGCAAAGGCAAACAGCCGTTGGCATTGAAATCAATGCCAATCATTTACATCCAATGCAATCAGGATTACTAATCGCTACAGCTACACCTCTATATTGTGGCCAAAAAAATATGGTTTGGGATATTAAATTACATGATGAGAGTAATAAGTTAATCTGTGTGTCGCGCTGCACTGTGGCAATAATTACTAAAAAATAG
- a CDS encoding iron hydrogenase small subunit yields the protein MVSVMPCTAKKFEIQRPEMFIDGLPNVDAVLTTRELGRMIREAGIDFAELTDSEFDNPLGFSTGAADIFGITGGVTEAALRTVYEVITGRKVPFENLAITPVRGFEQVKETAVTFENVLPKYKKLEGTTVRIAVTSGLAGAKKLMTQIVEQKSPYHFIEDMGCPSGCIAGGGQPRPTTFEIREARMHAIYQEDMNKPKRKSHDNPFIKQLYDEYLGAPLGHKSHELLHTHYVERGRFNERLAANL from the coding sequence CCAAATGTTGACGCTGTACTTACGACTCGCGAATTAGGTCGCATGATTCGCGAAGCTGGCATTGATTTTGCTGAATTAACTGATAGCGAATTTGATAATCCTCTTGGTTTCTCAACTGGCGCTGCTGATATTTTTGGCATTACCGGTGGTGTCACCGAAGCAGCATTGCGTACTGTTTATGAAGTTATAACTGGACGAAAAGTACCATTTGAAAATTTAGCAATCACACCTGTTCGCGGTTTTGAGCAAGTTAAAGAAACAGCCGTTACTTTTGAAAATGTGCTGCCAAAATATAAAAAACTTGAAGGCACCACCGTACGTATTGCAGTTACCAGCGGGCTTGCAGGTGCCAAAAAGCTAATGACGCAGATAGTCGAGCAAAAATCGCCCTATCATTTTATAGAAGATATGGGTTGTCCAAGTGGTTGTATTGCTGGTGGTGGTCAACCGCGACCAACTACATTTGAAATTCGCGAAGCTCGTATGCATGCAATTTACCAAGAAGATATGAATAAGCCAAAACGTAAATCACATGATAATCCATTCATTAAACAGCTTTATGATGAATATTTAGGCGCTCCGTTGGGTCACAAATCTCATGAATTATTGCATACTCATTATGTTGAACGTGGTCGTTTCAATGAGCGACTAGCTGCTAACTTATGA